A genomic stretch from Aedes albopictus strain Foshan chromosome 2, AalbF5, whole genome shotgun sequence includes:
- the LOC115263127 gene encoding zinc finger protein 43, with translation MESMKIIADSLEDYYLCKKCHEVLQEFNEFKTKWNQYPINDLEFRARYQFKQVNDVASTKQDGRSEDQPLLNETGTQFDRSSDTLRIQPSNIKIDDTSNKISKTKPTYVRDRRKLPCHVCGKLVSNAAYTVHVALHNDNTERFTCPICNRSYRQNHNLTKHLNTHTKKIQLPCQVENCGKIFDVASTLRKHSIIMHSNKRDHECNICGRKFAIASGLKGHMRTTHCTKKVHACSECGKMFKTPGEVKLHQKIHTKRHPYDCPECGQAFPKAAIMKEHRASVHNFPDISVFEER, from the exons ATGGAATCTATGAAA ATTATTGCCGATAGTTTAGAAGATTACTACCTGTGTAAAAAGTGTCATGAAGTTTTACAAGAATTCAACGAATTCAAAACCAAAt ggaaccaataccctatcaatGATTTGGAATTTCGAGCTAGATATCAATTCAAACAGGTAAACGATGTAGCATCAACCAAACAGGATGGCCGCTCCGAAGATCAACCATTGTTGAATGAAACTGGCACCCAATTCGATCGTAGCTCAGATAcattgagaattcaaccatccaATATCAAGATTGACGACACATCAAACAAAATCAGCAAAACCAAACCCACCTATGTCCGCGATCGAAGAAAACTGCCATGCCATGTGTGCGGTAAGCTAGTTTCGAATGCTGCCTATACGGTTCACGTTGCCTTGCACAATGACAATACCGAAAGGTTCACTTGTCCGATTTGCAACCGCTCGTACCGGCAGAACCACAACCTTACGAAGCATCTCAATACCCACACCAAAAAAATTCAATTACCCTGCCAGGTGGAAAACTGTGGAAAGATTTTCGATGTGGCTTCGACACTGAGGAAACATTCTATAATTATGCACTCGAATAAGCGGGACCACGAGTGCAACATTTGCGGTAGGAAATTTGCCATAGCCAGTGGACTGAAGGGTCATATGCGAACCACGCACTGCACCAAGAAGGTTCACGCGTGTTCCGAGTGTGGCAAAATGTTCAAGACACC AGGTGAAGTGAAGCTGCATCAAAAAATTCACACCAAAAGACATCCGTATGATTGCCCGGAATGTGGCCAAGCATTCCCGAAGGCAGCGATTATGAAAGAGCACAGAGCAAGTGTACACAATTTTCCTGATATATCTGTGTTTGAGGAAAG
- the LOC109403797 gene encoding zinc finger protein 16 — MQEKLLLEACRLCLRKLESEFDMVILNGNEAYTSMVKDLLCIAILTDPTRDYFICSSCRHTLDDFSTFRSLCQENNALFRSQLQISSTTSDNVSTDKTRCQNEILENGHKVNLEIVSPSFDSPDPLHKKSSKPQSVKRKHPTIACTQCGKMVSKNNMAAHVETHQECRVQFPCANCDKVYTDANNLKKHINTHTKSAIYRCEECDKSFDRTDCLRKHRKIMHSDERDHVCTVCGKGYALKQSLTQHLKSAHSSTKTKECMVCGMLFKFNNELKMHMTKHTKEKQHSCPMCSKQFTRAYYLNVHIKSIHTND; from the exons ATGCAAGAAAAGTTGTTGCTGGAAGCCTGTAGGTTGTGCCTACGTAAGTTGGAATCAGAGTTCGATATGGTGATACTGAATGGAAACGAAGCATACACAAGCATGGTCAAAGATCTGTTGTGCATTGCG ATTCTTACAGATCCTACACGAGACTACTTTATATGTTCGTCATGTCGACATACTTTGGACGATTTTAGTACTTTTAGAAGCCTTTGCCAGGAAAATAATGCACTATTTCGCAGCCAACTTCAAATTTCCTCCACTACATCGGATAATGTTAGTACGGATAAAACACGATGTCAAAATGAAATACTCGAAAATGGGCACAAAGTCAATCTTGAAATAGTGAGTCCCAGCTTTGATTCGCCGGATCCGTTGCATAAAAAGTCGAGCAAACCACAAAGTGTCAAGAGGAAACACCCGACCATCGCCTGCACTCAGTGTGGTAAAATGGTCAGCAAGAACAACATGGCGGCCCACGTGGAAACCCACCAGGAATGCAGAGTTCAATTCCCGTGCGCTAACTGCGACAAGGTGTACACCGATGCAAACAATTTGAAGAAACACATCAATACGCATACCAAAAGTGCCATCTATCGGTGTGAGGAGTGTGACAAGAGCTTCGACAGAACAGATTGTCTAAGAAAGCACAGGAAAATCATGCACAGCGATGAACGGGATCATGTTTGTACTGTTTGCGGCAAGGGATATGCATTGAAGCAAAGTTTGACTCAGCATCTGAAATCCGCCCATTCTAGCACCAAAACGAAGGAATGCATGGTTTGCGGAATGTTGTTCAAATTTAA TAACGAACTTAAAATGCATATGACAAAACATACTAAGGAAAAACAGCATTCATGTCCCATGTGTTCGAAGCAATTCACAAGAGCTTATTATCTTAATGTACATATAAAAAGTATTCACACAAATGAttaa